The following coding sequences lie in one Rutidosis leptorrhynchoides isolate AG116_Rl617_1_P2 chromosome 4, CSIRO_AGI_Rlap_v1, whole genome shotgun sequence genomic window:
- the LOC139844754 gene encoding uncharacterized protein, translated as MDCKTFIQLVEEKKKRILAQKEAPLKWQQKLEAAIEANKKKSKNRKHKRRSSSASDSDTESESSRDVKKSIKRSHKKHRKHHDNEKKEKRSRRKSKRRFSSSSDESDSSYESELEERRKKHGYKKHKRSDDLNSSSDESDGEMTKRRRSRHHHHHKRHRRSYSSDSDDSGSDARAKRRDSKRHKHHRRSHSHELKSDSERRGGSMVRSPDDNYEETGRKDGCGKDDYRHRRHHSSQDHEDFLDEARDGSELHKQQNGPENDDIREDSFCEPHKQQNGSENNGWH; from the coding sequence ATGGACTGCAAGACGTTCATCCAGCTGGTTGAAGAGAAAAAGAAGCGGATTTTGGCTCAAAAAGAAGCCCCTTTGAAATGGCAGCAGAAGCTTGAAGCTGCCATTGAAGCCAACAAAAAGAAATCAAAGAATCGAAAGCATAAAAGACGATCCTCCTCAGCATCTGATAGTGACACCGAAAGTGAAAGCAGCCGTGATGTTAAAAAGTCAATAAAACGGAGTCACAAGAAGCATAGGAAGCATCATGATAATGAGAAGAAAGAGAAGAGATCACGCCGCAAATCGAAGAGACGATTTTCGAGCTCAAGTGATGAAAGTGATAGCTCATATGAAAGTGAGTTAGAGGAACGTAGAAAAAAACATGGTTACAAGAAACACAAGCGTTCAGATGATTTGAATTCATCGAGTGATGAATCTGATGGTGAAATGACTAAGAGAAGGCGTTCGAGGCATCATCATCACCACAAACGTCATAGACGTTCATATTCGAGTGATTCAGATGATTCTGGATCTGATGCCCGTGCTAAAAGACGGGACAGTAAGCGACATAAGCATCATCGCAGGTCCCACAGTCATGAACTGAAGTCAGATTCTGAAAGGAGAGGTGGATCAATGGTGAGATCGCCCGACGATAATTACGAGGAAACGGGTCGAAAAGATGGCTGCGGGAAGGATGATTATCGTCACCGCCGCCACCATAGTAGCCAAGATCATGAGGATTTTTTGGATGAAGCGCGTGATGGTAGTGAACTGCACAAACAGCAGAATGGACCTGAAAACGATGATATTCGAGAAGATTCTTTTTGTGAACCACACAAACAGCAGAATGGATCTGAGAACAATGGATGGCATTGA
- the LOC139840233 gene encoding fruit protein pKIWI502, translating to MSLTTTISLPNPNSLPHISSHARHHTISFPMATIIRRLNHPILRRRSLAIAAAVRQQDTTLWTPASLATVKPAAESLFHVSIDVSSSPDLASSYTVAGQYLQVRIPDVEKPSFLAIASPPSVAYTNGVFEFLIKSIAGSTAELLCGLGKGDVVELSPVMGKGFDTNQISPPEEYQSVLIFATGSGISPIRSLIESGFGADKRSDVRLYYGARNLQRMAYQDRFKAWESEGVTVVPVLSQPDDGWVGESGYVQAAFARAKQLYAPESTGAVLCGQKQMAEEVTSILVGNGVPSEKILKNF from the exons ATGTCTCTTACCACCACTATTTCCTTACCGAACCCTAATTCGCTTCCTCACATTAGCTCCCATGCTCGTCACCACACCATATCCTTCCCTATGGCCACCATCATCCGCCGTCTAAACCACCCTATCCTCCGTCGACGATCCCTCGCTATCGCCGCCGCAGTCCGTCAACAAGACACCACTCTCTGGACCCCTGCATCTCTCGCCACTGTCAAACCTGCCGCTGAATCGCTCTTCCACGTCTCCATCGACGTATCGTCATCGCCGGATCTAGCGTCATCTTACACCGTCGCCGGACAGTATCTCCAGGTACGTATTCCGGACGTTGAGAAACCGTCGTTTTTAGCGATCGCTTCGCCGCCGTCGGTGGCTTATACAAACGGTGTTTTCGAGTTTTTAATCAAAAGTATTGCCGGCTCTACGGCTGAGCTGTTGTGTGGTCTCGGAAAAGGTGATGTTGTGGAATTGAGTCCGGTTATGGGGAAAGGATTTGATACAAATCAAATATCTCCACCTGAAGAGTATCAATCTGTTTTAATCTTCGCAACTGGATCCGGAATTAG CCCCATTCGATCTTTAATTGAGTCTGGCTTCGGTGCCGACAAGAGATCAGACGTTAGATTATATTATGGTGCTAGAAACCTTCAAAGAATGGCTTATCAG GATAGATTCAAAGCTTGGGAATCTGAGGGAGTTACTGTTGTGCCTGTGTTGTCTCAGCCTGATGATGGTTGGGTTGGTGAATCCGGCTACGTACAG GCAGCTTTTGCTAGAGCTAAACAATTGTATGCACCTGAGTCAACTGGTGCTGTGTTGTGTGGTCAAAAACAAATGGCTGAG GAAGTTACTTCTATTCTTGTCGGCAATGGAGTGCCATCTGAGAAGATCCTAAAGAATTTTTGA